The following are from one region of the Acidobacteriota bacterium genome:
- a CDS encoding MFS transporter, producing the protein MINPWRGLSELPRQMWILFAVTLCNRMGTMVLPFLVLYLTRKLAYSAADAGLVLIAYGAGAIVTSPLSGKLCDHIGPVRVMKWTLWLSGVMLLIIPLTQNIFVITLLVFIWAIFGEAFRPASLTIISDVVVAEQRKSAFALSRLAVNLGMSIGPVIGGFLTTISYVAIFLVDGMTSIIAGIVLAISGLQTSHHQKALHTALEVTHSVATRTSVLSDVRLLYFLIAMIPVELVLFQTQAAMPLYLVGDLKFSEALYGGLMAINTVMIIFLEVPLTLAIEQWSNRLALGLGALLFALGFGALAVTSSIGGVALTIAIWTFGEMVLFPGASAYMAEIAPPEKRGAYMGLYLMTFSIAFAIAPWIGTATLERFGANTLWIATFVGGCVSAFMMMGLRHRTRLVEQKVN; encoded by the coding sequence TTGATCAACCCTTGGCGCGGACTGAGCGAGTTACCCAGGCAGATGTGGATACTGTTTGCGGTGACCTTATGCAATCGAATGGGCACAATGGTTTTGCCATTTCTGGTTTTGTATTTAACCAGGAAATTAGCGTATTCGGCAGCCGATGCCGGGTTGGTGTTAATTGCCTACGGGGCAGGGGCAATCGTCACTTCGCCGTTATCGGGAAAACTCTGTGACCATATTGGTCCTGTGCGTGTGATGAAATGGACGCTGTGGCTTTCGGGGGTGATGTTGCTCATCATTCCCCTTACTCAAAATATTTTTGTCATCACCTTGCTGGTGTTTATCTGGGCAATATTTGGTGAAGCCTTTCGCCCGGCGAGTTTGACGATTATCAGCGATGTGGTGGTTGCCGAACAACGAAAGAGCGCCTTTGCGCTCAGCCGGTTGGCAGTAAATTTGGGAATGAGTATTGGCCCGGTAATCGGCGGATTTTTAACGACGATTTCCTATGTTGCCATTTTTCTGGTCGATGGCATGACTTCAATTATTGCCGGAATCGTGCTGGCAATTTCCGGTTTGCAAACTTCACATCATCAAAAGGCGTTGCATACGGCGCTTGAAGTCACCCATTCAGTAGCGACCCGGACAAGCGTTTTAAGCGATGTTCGATTGCTCTATTTTTTAATCGCCATGATTCCGGTTGAGTTGGTGTTATTTCAAACGCAAGCGGCGATGCCGTTATATCTGGTGGGTGATTTGAAATTTTCAGAAGCTTTGTACGGTGGGCTGATGGCAATCAACACGGTGATGATTATTTTTCTTGAGGTGCCGCTGACGCTTGCCATTGAACAATGGTCGAATCGTCTGGCGCTTGGACTTGGCGCATTGCTTTTCGCTTTGGGATTTGGCGCGCTCGCCGTGACTTCAAGTATTGGCGGGGTCGCTTTGACAATTGCGATTTGGACATTTGGCGAGATGGTGTTATTCCCCGGCGCATCGGCTTATATGGCGGAAATCGCGCCGCCGGAAAAACGCGGGGCATATATGGGACTTTATTTGATGACCTTCAGTATTGCGTTTGCCATCGCGCCGTGGATTGGCACTGCTACGCTTGAGCGTTTTGGAGCCAATACCCTCTGGATTGCAACCTTCGTTGGCGGTTGCGTGTCAGCGTTTATGATGATGGGGTTGCGACATCGAACCCGGCTGGTCGAACAAAAGGTTAATTGA
- a CDS encoding M20 family metallo-hydrolase, which produces MNRRQFNFNLFCAVSVSILPFHQANALLRVNGSRLNLHLKELSEFGKNPQGGVSRVAYSQADLQGREYTMRLMREAKLAVSIDAAGNIIGRREGENRARVAPLMIGSHIDSVPEGGNYDGQVGSMSAIEVAATLAENNVSLRHPLEVIIFSNEEGGTYGSHAISEGLTEKQLGLTSTGGKTIREGIKLIGGDPDKLSQPLRRRGNAAAYLELHIEQGGILYNEKINIGVVEGIVGINQWEVTIEGFANHAGTTPMNQRRDAMLAAARFIDAVNRIVTSTPGRQVGTVGKLQAQPGAFNVIPGKVILGLELRDLDAAKIQMLFQKIQAEAEQIGKATGTTFAYKEVNSIVPAPTDLRVRKLIDETAKSLGFSTKSMPSGAGHDAQEMARICPVGMIFIPSKDGISHSPREYSTPEDIVNGANVLLQTLLKLDAMSLG; this is translated from the coding sequence ATGAATCGTCGCCAATTTAACTTCAATCTGTTTTGCGCTGTGAGTGTTTCAATCTTGCCTTTTCATCAAGCGAATGCCCTATTGCGCGTCAATGGCTCGCGATTGAACCTGCATCTCAAAGAGCTTTCAGAGTTTGGTAAAAACCCGCAAGGCGGCGTCAGTCGAGTGGCTTATTCGCAGGCTGATTTGCAGGGGCGCGAATATACTATGCGCTTGATGCGCGAAGCGAAACTGGCGGTCAGCATCGATGCCGCTGGAAATATCATCGGCAGACGCGAAGGTGAAAACCGCGCAAGGGTTGCTCCGCTGATGATCGGTTCGCACATCGATTCGGTTCCCGAAGGCGGCAATTACGATGGTCAGGTCGGCTCGATGTCCGCGATTGAAGTTGCCGCAACGCTTGCCGAAAATAATGTGAGCTTGCGTCATCCGCTCGAAGTCATCATCTTTTCCAACGAAGAAGGCGGCACCTATGGCAGCCACGCGATAAGCGAGGGCTTGACTGAAAAACAACTGGGACTTACGAGCACCGGCGGCAAAACCATTCGCGAAGGCATTAAACTTATCGGCGGCGACCCGGACAAACTTTCGCAACCGCTTCGCAGACGTGGGAACGCAGCCGCTTATCTTGAATTGCATATCGAACAGGGCGGCATTCTTTACAACGAGAAAATCAATATCGGCGTAGTCGAAGGCATTGTCGGCATCAATCAATGGGAAGTGACGATTGAAGGGTTTGCGAATCACGCGGGAACTACGCCGATGAATCAACGGCGAGACGCCATGCTTGCGGCGGCGCGCTTTATTGACGCGGTCAATCGCATAGTCACGAGTACGCCCGGTCGGCAGGTGGGAACGGTTGGCAAATTGCAGGCGCAACCCGGCGCATTTAATGTGATACCCGGCAAGGTGATTTTAGGATTGGAACTCCGCGATTTAGATGCCGCGAAAATTCAGATGCTCTTTCAAAAAATTCAAGCCGAAGCGGAACAGATTGGCAAAGCCACGGGAACGACTTTCGCGTATAAAGAAGTCAATTCCATCGTGCCAGCGCCAACCGATTTGCGGGTGCGAAAACTGATTGATGAAACCGCGAAATCTTTAGGTTTTTCGACGAAATCGATGCCAAGCGGCGCGGGTCACGATGCGCAGGAGATGGCGCGCATCTGTCCGGTCGGCATGATTTTTATTCCCAGCAAAGACGGCATCAGCCATTCGCCCCGCGAATATTCAACTCCCGAAGACATCGTGAACGGCGCAAATGTTTTGCTACAGACCTTGTTGAAACTCGATGCGATGAGTTTAGGCTGA
- a CDS encoding xanthine dehydrogenase family protein subunit M codes for MSWQIAIDEPKSFELLAPSSVEQAIEWAHRHGEDAAILAGGCDLLDKLKNQWATPRYVINLKTVAGLKKIESNNSMIKLGALTTLGEIERHSQLKQLAPALVQAASRVATPQIRNLGTIGGNLLQDSRCPYYRGAWQCYRKGGIICDAVRGINTEHALFGGDRCFTVTPSDLAPVMVALDGKAKTQSPRGESQIDLVDFFMLPKDDIRHMHRLAKDEILTEVELPLRPNQRSTFIKYAMREAWDFALASIAVSITQEGSTIRNARVVFGAVAPVPWRSHEVEQVIEGKSLNDSLIEAAALASVRAAEPLSHNEYKIGLMKKLVRAALTELSK; via the coding sequence ATGAGTTGGCAAATAGCGATTGATGAACCGAAAAGTTTCGAGTTGCTTGCGCCTTCAAGCGTTGAACAGGCGATTGAATGGGCGCATCGACATGGCGAGGATGCGGCGATACTGGCGGGCGGTTGTGATTTGCTGGATAAACTCAAAAATCAATGGGCAACGCCGCGCTATGTGATTAATTTGAAAACCGTCGCGGGCTTGAAAAAAATTGAGTCGAATAATTCGATGATAAAGCTTGGGGCGCTGACGACGCTTGGCGAAATCGAACGCCACAGCCAACTCAAACAACTGGCTCCCGCGTTAGTGCAAGCCGCATCGCGCGTTGCCACACCGCAGATTCGCAACCTTGGCACCATTGGCGGCAATCTTTTGCAGGATTCGCGTTGTCCTTATTATCGCGGCGCGTGGCAATGCTATCGCAAAGGCGGCATCATCTGTGATGCGGTGCGCGGCATCAATACTGAACACGCCTTGTTTGGCGGCGACCGTTGTTTTACCGTGACCCCATCAGACCTTGCGCCGGTGATGGTGGCGCTTGACGGGAAAGCGAAAACCCAAAGTCCGCGCGGCGAATCGCAAATTGATTTAGTGGATTTCTTTATGCTTCCCAAAGATGACATTCGCCATATGCATCGACTGGCGAAAGATGAAATCCTCACCGAAGTTGAACTCCCGCTTCGCCCGAATCAACGCTCGACGTTTATCAAATATGCGATGCGCGAAGCCTGGGATTTTGCCCTGGCAAGTATCGCTGTGAGCATCACTCAGGAAGGCTCAACGATTCGCAATGCCCGCGTGGTTTTTGGCGCGGTCGCTCCTGTGCCTTGGCGAAGTCATGAAGTGGAACAGGTTATCGAAGGAAAATCGTTGAACGATTCATTGATTGAAGCGGCGGCTCTGGCAAGTGTCAGAGCTGCCGAACCGCTTTCACATAACGAATACAAAATCGGATTGATGAAAAAACTGGTGCGCGCGGCACTCACGGAGTTATCGAAATGA
- a CDS encoding molybdopterin-dependent oxidoreductase — MMSEQEKAKTEETPDDTTRRSFIQAAIGAGLTAAAIGGTGYEIVQLTKAENKQEPMTPRQATSADIELKVNGQLQKLNIPHHRTLLLALREDLGLTGTKKGCNLGQCGACTVLVDGLPVYSCFMLAMDAVGHEITTIEGLEKDGTLHPLQQGFIEKMGSQCGHCTSGMIMSGVALLNEKSSITIDDVKQSLAGNLCRCGNYENEIASVVAAATKQGKFPPPPDGIGTTTPPGGIPSQLNSKIHTLDSELKATGRARYTGDLGFHADDEFSKTLIAKVLRSPYPHATFSSIDDRLAKQLPGYRGMILFRDFPELNLDRHPLNNKARFAGDAICAIVADDQYTAQDALDLLRVDFTPLEFYLDEETTLKNKVKAIHKDTLAGFGGQPGSADTPTIEFKHGDMDEGFKQADLVVEGRYVTPIQCHVPIEMHCCVASWKDEQLTVWDTQQSPHRAAAIIAEVLKIPEAQVRVVSQFLGGGFGGKCTDDPGKTLYQAIAALLAKKTGKPVRLEYTLKEEVYGEDVRNPFVMYLRTGMKKDGTLTALECRAIQRAGGYASSSAPVASVAGEGILDTYRCTNFHYIAHCVYTNTPVGGELRGFGHPQAVYCLDTHMDKVAEAVGMNPLDFRLKNYLRTGEGVTTVEGSLTPIISSGLEECIKQGAKEIGWDKWEPPQNKTGRIRRGLGMRISQEHSGRDASIGLLWIDKQGKIHVPLGIGNIGTEAHTGIALIVAEALRVPVSELVVTWGDSATTAWDFVTDASRSLHCCGKAFYNAAQDLLKQLGRDANQGLAGVNLKSLGTGIKPREDFTPFCNVKIDISPKLNEQTGAVETPQPKLDVNTEAMAKKLVSEGAAVGLGYYVYSPGVKSWGAGFIDCEVDMTTGQVNILNFVCAHDVGRVIHRTAVEAQIHGGGIFGLGYAWTEELLVDPSTGIPMNPTLYEYRPLTILDVPPLVPVIVEAPAEPGPFGAKGMGENPVFNGAAALANAIYNAAGVRIDEIPLTPNRVYNALKKAGKLMA; from the coding sequence ATGATGAGCGAACAAGAGAAAGCAAAAACCGAAGAAACACCCGATGACACAACCCGGCGTTCGTTTATTCAAGCGGCAATCGGCGCGGGATTAACCGCTGCGGCAATCGGCGGCACGGGTTATGAAATTGTTCAACTCACCAAAGCAGAGAATAAGCAGGAACCGATGACGCCTCGTCAAGCGACATCGGCTGACATTGAATTGAAGGTCAATGGTCAATTGCAAAAATTAAACATCCCGCATCATCGAACTTTGTTACTCGCTTTGCGCGAAGATTTGGGACTGACCGGAACCAAGAAAGGTTGCAACCTGGGGCAGTGCGGCGCGTGTACAGTGCTGGTTGACGGGTTGCCGGTTTATTCATGTTTTATGTTGGCAATGGATGCCGTTGGTCATGAAATCACCACTATCGAAGGTTTGGAAAAAGATGGCACATTGCATCCGCTTCAACAGGGCTTTATCGAAAAGATGGGCAGTCAATGCGGGCATTGCACGTCGGGAATGATAATGAGCGGGGTTGCCTTGTTAAATGAAAAATCTTCGATAACCATTGATGATGTCAAGCAGTCACTCGCGGGCAATCTCTGCCGTTGTGGTAACTATGAAAATGAAATTGCTTCAGTGGTTGCTGCCGCAACCAAACAGGGAAAATTCCCGCCGCCGCCAGATGGAATTGGCACAACCACTCCGCCCGGTGGAATTCCTTCGCAACTCAATTCCAAAATCCACACGCTTGACAGCGAATTGAAAGCCACAGGTCGCGCCCGTTATACAGGCGATTTGGGGTTTCATGCAGATGATGAGTTTTCAAAAACACTGATTGCCAAAGTGCTTCGCAGCCCTTACCCGCACGCCACTTTTTCAAGCATTGATGACCGCCTCGCAAAACAATTGCCCGGTTATCGCGGCATGATTTTGTTTCGTGATTTTCCTGAACTCAACCTTGACCGCCATCCGTTAAATAACAAAGCGCGGTTTGCAGGCGATGCGATATGCGCAATTGTTGCCGACGATCAATACACCGCGCAGGATGCTTTGGATTTGCTTCGCGTCGATTTTACGCCTCTGGAATTTTATCTCGATGAAGAAACCACGCTAAAAAACAAAGTCAAAGCCATCCACAAAGACACGCTTGCGGGATTTGGCGGGCAACCCGGTTCAGCGGATACGCCGACGATTGAATTCAAACACGGCGATATGGATGAAGGATTCAAGCAAGCCGACTTGGTTGTCGAAGGTCGTTATGTTACGCCGATTCAATGTCACGTGCCGATTGAGATGCATTGTTGTGTGGCTTCGTGGAAAGATGAGCAACTGACGGTTTGGGATACTCAGCAAAGCCCGCATCGCGCGGCGGCAATTATCGCCGAAGTTTTGAAAATTCCGGAAGCCCAGGTTCGCGTGGTTTCGCAATTTTTAGGCGGCGGATTTGGCGGCAAATGCACGGACGACCCGGGCAAGACTTTATATCAAGCCATCGCCGCCTTGCTTGCGAAAAAGACCGGCAAACCCGTAAGACTCGAATACACCCTCAAAGAAGAGGTGTATGGCGAAGATGTGCGCAATCCGTTTGTGATGTATTTGCGAACCGGCATGAAAAAAGACGGGACGCTTACGGCGCTGGAATGCCGGGCGATTCAACGCGCAGGCGGATATGCCAGCAGCAGCGCGCCCGTCGCCTCGGTTGCGGGCGAAGGCATACTCGACACCTACCGCTGCACTAATTTTCATTATATCGCTCACTGCGTTTATACCAACACGCCGGTTGGCGGCGAACTTCGCGGCTTCGGTCATCCACAGGCGGTCTATTGTTTGGATACGCACATGGACAAAGTTGCCGAAGCCGTGGGGATGAACCCTCTGGATTTTCGCTTGAAAAATTATCTGCGAACCGGTGAAGGCGTCACCACCGTTGAAGGGTCGCTCACGCCGATTATCAGTTCGGGTTTAGAGGAATGCATTAAACAGGGCGCAAAAGAAATCGGTTGGGACAAATGGGAACCGCCGCAAAATAAAACCGGGCGCATACGGCGCGGTTTAGGCATGCGCATCAGTCAGGAGCATTCGGGACGCGATGCCAGCATAGGCTTACTCTGGATTGATAAGCAAGGAAAAATTCATGTGCCGCTTGGCATCGGTAACATTGGCACCGAAGCGCACACCGGTATTGCGTTGATTGTTGCCGAAGCGTTACGGGTTCCGGTTTCTGAACTTGTGGTAACGTGGGGCGATTCGGCGACCACTGCCTGGGATTTTGTGACCGATGCCAGCCGGTCGCTGCATTGTTGCGGCAAAGCGTTTTACAATGCGGCGCAGGATTTATTGAAACAACTTGGGCGGGATGCCAATCAAGGGCTTGCCGGAGTGAATCTGAAATCACTTGGGACGGGCATCAAACCCCGCGAAGATTTCACGCCGTTTTGCAATGTGAAAATCGATATTTCGCCAAAGCTCAATGAACAGACCGGCGCAGTGGAAACGCCGCAACCGAAACTTGATGTGAATACCGAAGCGATGGCGAAAAAGTTGGTGAGCGAAGGCGCAGCAGTCGGTCTCGGTTATTACGTTTACAGTCCAGGGGTAAAGAGTTGGGGCGCAGGGTTCATTGATTGCGAAGTCGATATGACGACCGGGCAGGTAAACATTTTGAATTTCGTTTGCGCGCACGATGTCGGCAGAGTCATTCACCGAACGGCTGTTGAAGCGCAGATACACGGCGGCGGCATCTTCGGTTTAGGATACGCCTGGACGGAAGAATTATTGGTTGACCCGAGCACCGGAATTCCAATGAATCCAACCCTGTATGAATATCGCCCGCTGACGATTTTGGATGTGCCGCCGCTGGTGCCTGTCATCGTTGAAGCGCCCGCTGAACCGGGACCGTTTGGCGCAAAAGGAATGGGCGAAAACCCGGTGTTTAATGGGGCGGCAGCTTTGGCGAATGCGATTTATAACGCCGCCGGTGTGCGTATAGATGAAATTCCTTTGACTCCGAATCGGGTTTATAACGCCTTAAAGAAAGCCGGGAAATTGATGGCTTAG
- a CDS encoding HD domain-containing protein, translated as MQRDIRDVNEAYAFLRELGAPEKLLLPVALVGEAAEIIIKKLKSFNLAFDERLVRIGVALHDTGKILHADEFFMPGEKHEGDGETLLLSKGIDPKLARICKSHGQWEQMECSVEELLVALVDKLWKGKREEGLESKIIERLAKQLNLNQWDLYIELDSCFEDIAVKGNERLTRSKDS; from the coding sequence ATGCAAAGAGATATCCGTGATGTAAATGAAGCCTACGCATTTTTAAGAGAACTTGGTGCACCGGAAAAATTATTGTTGCCTGTTGCGCTGGTTGGTGAAGCAGCAGAAATCATCATCAAAAAATTAAAGAGCTTTAATTTGGCTTTTGATGAAAGATTAGTGCGTATTGGTGTGGCTTTGCATGATACCGGAAAAATTTTGCATGCTGATGAGTTTTTTATGCCGGGAGAAAAACATGAAGGTGATGGAGAGACGTTGCTCTTATCTAAAGGCATTGACCCAAAGTTAGCGCGAATTTGTAAATCCCATGGTCAATGGGAACAGATGGAATGTTCAGTGGAAGAATTGTTAGTTGCTTTGGTCGATAAATTGTGGAAAGGGAAGCGTGAGGAAGGATTGGAAAGTAAAATCATTGAAAGGCTGGCTAAACAATTAAACCTTAATCAATGGGACTTGTATATCGAGTTAGATTCCTGTTTTGAAGATATTGCAGTCAAGGGAAATGAACGATTGACCCGTAGCAAAGATAGTTAA